A window from Salvelinus sp. IW2-2015 linkage group LG5, ASM291031v2, whole genome shotgun sequence encodes these proteins:
- the LOC111963625 gene encoding cholesterol 25-hydroxylase-like protein 2: MNPLRLLDFSWDTMSAGGLFSGVSLPWMSHLTVANLTLTLGLGLPEQSVLQPAWDYLLQHHQAELRSPLFPVVISVSTYLLLVTLYTLLDLLAPSWPALNSYKLHPDRPVTWDNIWTTLYLTAYNHLVYIFPAAVGQWLWRPPIPLPRDAPTLMSFLLGILGCMVVFDFQFYLWHLLHHRVPWLYRTFHAMHHQYLQPFSLVTQYVSAWELISSGFWTTVDPLLLQCHCLTAWGFMVFTICVSTEDHCGYDFPWSLHRLVPFGLWGGPPKHDAHHRMPGTNFAPFFSHWDWLGGTNMVPTPSKDKYVEEGLKGKKDKGA; encoded by the coding sequence ATGAATCCTCTGAGACTATTAGACTTTAGTTGGGACACAATGAGTGCAGGCGGTTTGTTCAGTGGTGTGTCTCTCCCCTGGATGTCTCACCTGACCGTGGCtaacctgaccctgaccctgggtCTGGGGCTCCCGGAGCAGTCCGTCCTCCAGCCGGCGTGGGACTACCTCCTGCAGCACCACCAGGCTGAGCTGCggagccctctgtttcctgtggtcatctctgtctctacctacCTTCTTCTGGTGACCCTCTACACCCTGCTAGACCTCCTGGCCCCCAGCTGGCCAGCCCTCAACAGCTACAAGCTCCACCCAGACAGACCTGTCACCTGGGACAACATCTGGACCACCCTGTATCTCACAGCCTACAACCACCTGGTCTATATCTTCCCTGCTGCTGTGGGCCAGTGGCTGTGGAGGCCTCCTATCCCGCTCCCCCGTGACGCACCCACTCTAATGAGCTTCCTCCTGGGCATCCTGGGGTGCATGGTGGTCTTTGACTTCCAGTTCTACCTTTGGCATCTTCTACACCACAGAGTCCCATGGCTGTACCGTACCTTCCATGCCATGCACCACCAGTACCTTCAGCCCTTCAGCCTGGTTACCCAGTATGTGTCCGCCTGGGAGCTGATCAGCTCGGGCTTCTGGACCACTGTGGACCCCCTCCTGCTGCAGTGCCACTGCCTGACCGCTTGGGGCTTCATGGTGTTCACCATATGTGTGTCCACTGAGGACCACTGTGGCTACGACTTCCCTTGGTCGCTGCACCGCCTGGTGCCCTTCGGCCTGTGGGGCGGACCCCCCAAACACGACGCTCACCACCGGATGCCCGGGACAAACTTTGCCCCGTTCTTCTCCCACTGGGACTGGCTGGGGGGGACTAACATGGTGCCCACCCCCTCCAAAGATAAATATGTTGAGGAAGGTCTGAAAGGGAAGAAGGATAAAGGAGCTTGA